The Mesorhizobium sp. B1-1-8 genome contains a region encoding:
- the hflC gene encoding protease modulator HflC produces MANRLPIIAVLAAVLLFLLYSSVFVVNAGQQAIVLRFGEIIDVKSEPGIYFKAPFAFFDADSVQMIERRVMRFDLDNIRVQVSGGKFYEVDAFIAYRISDPRTFRAAVSGQVELAEARLKTRLDAALRRVYGLRDFEAALSEERAVMMREVRDQLRPDATSLGLDIEDVRIRRTDLTAEVSQQTYDRMKAERLAEAERLRARGNEAAQRIRARADREVVEIVAEAQKESEILRGEGEAQRSATFADAYKRDPAFFDFYRSMNAYGTALDNSGTTMVLSPESEFFRYFRDPASKPGPGQPAASLPAPAGSTAPAAPATQPSTAQ; encoded by the coding sequence ATGGCCAACCGTCTTCCCATCATTGCCGTCCTCGCGGCGGTCCTCCTGTTCCTGCTCTATTCCTCGGTGTTCGTAGTCAATGCGGGCCAGCAGGCGATCGTGCTCAGGTTCGGCGAGATCATCGACGTCAAGAGCGAGCCCGGCATCTACTTCAAGGCGCCATTCGCCTTCTTCGACGCCGACAGCGTCCAGATGATCGAGAGGCGGGTGATGCGCTTCGACCTGGACAATATCCGCGTCCAGGTCTCCGGCGGCAAGTTCTACGAGGTCGATGCCTTCATCGCCTACCGCATCTCGGATCCGCGCACCTTCCGCGCCGCGGTATCCGGCCAGGTGGAACTCGCCGAAGCCAGGTTGAAGACGCGCCTCGATGCGGCGCTGCGCCGCGTCTACGGTCTGCGCGACTTCGAGGCGGCACTCTCCGAGGAGCGCGCCGTGATGATGCGCGAAGTACGCGATCAGCTGCGGCCCGACGCCACCTCGCTCGGCCTCGATATCGAGGACGTGCGCATCCGCAGGACGGATCTGACCGCGGAAGTCTCGCAGCAGACCTACGACCGCATGAAGGCCGAGCGCCTGGCCGAAGCCGAGCGGCTCAGGGCACGCGGCAACGAGGCGGCGCAGCGCATCAGGGCAAGAGCCGACCGCGAGGTCGTCGAGATCGTCGCCGAGGCGCAGAAGGAATCGGAGATCCTGCGCGGCGAGGGCGAGGCGCAGCGCAGCGCCACCTTCGCCGATGCCTATAAGCGCGATCCGGCCTTCTTCGATTTCTATCGCTCGATGAATGCCTATGGCACGGCCCTGGACAACAGCGGAACGACCATGGTGCTGTCGCCCGAGTCCGAGTTCTTCCGCTACTTCCGTGATCCGGCAAGCAAGCCAGGTCCCGGACAGCCGGCGGCATCGCTACCGGCACCGGCCGGGTCTACCGCGCCCGCTGCCCCGGCCACACAACCCAGCACCGCCCAGTAG
- the hflK gene encoding FtsH protease activity modulator HflK — translation MPWNDKSGGGGPWGGGGNQGPWGQGPKGPSGPPGSPPDLEDIIRRGQDRLRRALPGGGGASPAVFGLIALALVVLWTFKAVYTVQPDEVAVELRFGKPKAELSQPGLHFHWWPIETVETAKISEQLVSIGGGSGTTSGLMLSGDQNIVNVQFSVAYQVSDPRAYLFDVSDPDGMLTQVAESAMREAVGRRPAQDIFRDDRQGIAAAVREIIQTTLDGYKAGLQVNAISIEDAAPPREVADAFDEVQRAEQDEDKFVEQANQYSNQKLGQARGAAAQIREDAAAYKNRVVQEAEGEAQRFISVYNEYAKAPDVTRKRLYLETMERILKDSNKVVVEQGNGQGVLPYLPLPALQPKAPPAPAPMGATTGGNQ, via the coding sequence ATGCCCTGGAACGACAAGAGCGGTGGCGGCGGCCCTTGGGGCGGCGGCGGCAATCAGGGACCCTGGGGGCAGGGGCCGAAGGGGCCGAGCGGCCCTCCCGGTTCGCCTCCCGACCTCGAAGACATCATCCGCCGCGGCCAGGACAGGCTGCGGCGTGCGCTTCCCGGCGGCGGTGGCGCCAGTCCGGCTGTTTTCGGGCTGATCGCGCTGGCGCTGGTGGTGCTGTGGACCTTCAAGGCAGTCTATACCGTGCAGCCGGACGAGGTCGCGGTCGAATTGCGCTTCGGCAAGCCGAAGGCCGAACTTTCGCAGCCCGGCCTGCATTTCCACTGGTGGCCGATCGAAACGGTCGAGACGGCCAAGATCTCCGAGCAACTGGTCAGCATCGGCGGCGGTTCGGGCACGACTTCGGGCCTCATGCTCTCCGGCGACCAGAACATCGTCAACGTGCAGTTCTCGGTGGCCTACCAGGTCTCCGATCCACGGGCCTATCTGTTCGACGTCTCCGATCCCGACGGCATGCTGACGCAAGTGGCCGAGAGCGCCATGCGCGAAGCGGTCGGCCGGCGGCCGGCGCAGGACATCTTCCGCGACGATCGCCAGGGCATCGCGGCCGCGGTGCGCGAGATCATCCAGACGACGCTCGACGGCTACAAGGCCGGTTTGCAGGTCAACGCGATCTCGATCGAGGACGCAGCACCGCCGCGCGAAGTGGCGGATGCCTTCGACGAAGTGCAGCGCGCCGAGCAGGACGAGGACAAGTTCGTCGAGCAGGCCAACCAATATTCCAACCAGAAGCTCGGCCAGGCGCGCGGCGCAGCGGCCCAGATCCGCGAGGACGCGGCCGCCTACAAGAACCGCGTCGTGCAGGAGGCGGAAGGCGAGGCGCAGCGCTTCATCTCCGTCTACAACGAATACGCCAAGGCGCCCGACGTGACGCGCAAGCGGCTTTATCTGGAAACGATGGAGAGGATCCTGAAGGACTCGAATAAGGTCGTCGTCGAACAGGGCAACGGGCAGGGCGTGCTTCCCTATCTGCCGTTGCCGGCACTGCAGCCGAAGGCGCCGCCGGCGCCGGCCCCCATGGGCGCCACGACGGGAGGTAACCAGTGA
- the miaA gene encoding tRNA (adenosine(37)-N6)-dimethylallyltransferase MiaA encodes MSGIENSGEQAGDGRVTNAILIAGPTASGKSALALDLAERKGGVIVNTDSMQGYSVLDVLTARPSAAELARVPHFLYGHVHPSTAYSTGAWLRDVTRLIAAGVLSGRPVIFVGGTGLYFRALAEGISDMPDIPQSVRERWRYELKEQGAERLHRILMREDSTVAMQLRPTDGQRIVRALEVLDASGRSILEWQAARGRPLVDRDSARFLVIEPDRGELIERIEARFDHMLDKGALDEVRRLMALDLDPDLPAMKAIGVRELQAAIAGQMSFPEAIEHAKTATRQYAKRQATWFRHQLGPEWQRLRPGDALAD; translated from the coding sequence ATCAGCGGCATCGAGAATTCCGGCGAGCAAGCGGGCGACGGCCGCGTGACGAACGCGATCCTGATAGCGGGGCCGACCGCCAGCGGCAAGTCGGCGCTGGCGCTCGATCTCGCCGAGCGCAAGGGCGGTGTCATCGTCAACACCGATTCCATGCAGGGCTATTCGGTGCTCGACGTGCTGACGGCGCGTCCAAGTGCCGCCGAACTGGCACGCGTACCGCATTTCCTCTACGGCCATGTGCATCCGTCGACAGCCTATTCCACCGGCGCCTGGCTGCGCGATGTAACCCGGCTGATCGCGGCTGGCGTCCTGTCGGGGCGGCCGGTCATCTTCGTCGGCGGCACCGGGCTCTACTTTCGCGCGCTCGCCGAAGGCATCTCGGACATGCCCGACATTCCGCAATCGGTTCGCGAGCGCTGGCGCTACGAGCTCAAGGAGCAGGGGGCTGAAAGGCTGCATCGCATTCTGATGCGCGAGGATTCGACCGTGGCCATGCAACTCAGGCCGACCGACGGCCAGCGCATCGTACGGGCTCTCGAAGTGCTCGACGCTTCAGGGCGGTCGATTCTCGAATGGCAGGCGGCGCGCGGCCGGCCGCTCGTCGATCGCGACAGCGCCCGTTTCCTGGTGATCGAGCCGGACCGCGGCGAACTGATCGAGCGCATCGAGGCGCGGTTCGACCACATGCTCGACAAGGGCGCGCTTGATGAAGTCAGGCGATTGATGGCGCTTGATCTCGATCCGGACCTTCCGGCGATGAAAGCGATCGGCGTGCGCGAGCTGCAGGCCGCTATTGCCGGGCAAATGAGCTTTCCCGAAGCAATCGAGCACGCCAAAACCGCGACCCGCCAATATGCCAAGCGCCAGGCGACCTGGTTCAGGCACCAGCTGGGACCGGAATGGCAGAGGCTCCGCCCGGGCGATGCGCTGGCAGATTGA
- a CDS encoding GGDEF domain-containing protein — protein MRFHKAESAFFVFIFVILAAGLVTFHAYCQLQDIATDLDTASRIERIVYLNKLLFVTGALLAAALFFGVFFIYPLIRGQVREEGKLRAMTVSLSARSQTLEQAALTDGLTGMQNRRYFDDALREYLDEFRRIDKPVGLMILDLDHFKQVNDTHGHDVGDEVLRAVATCLRGMTRYHDVVARLGGEEFAVVTPNMDSELLLRFAERIRRAIAGMSVLSGNVRLKVTTSVGLAVWDRKESAEDFYRRADRQLYEAKKQGRNRVCA, from the coding sequence ATGCGTTTTCACAAGGCGGAATCCGCATTTTTCGTCTTTATTTTCGTGATCCTGGCCGCCGGCCTGGTGACGTTCCATGCTTATTGCCAACTGCAGGACATTGCGACGGATCTCGATACCGCGTCCCGCATCGAAAGGATCGTCTATCTCAACAAACTGCTTTTCGTGACCGGTGCGCTGCTGGCGGCGGCGCTGTTCTTCGGGGTCTTCTTCATCTACCCGCTGATCCGCGGCCAGGTCAGGGAAGAAGGTAAACTGCGCGCCATGACGGTTTCGCTCAGCGCCCGTTCGCAAACGCTCGAGCAGGCGGCCCTTACCGACGGGCTGACCGGCATGCAGAACCGCCGCTATTTCGACGATGCGCTGCGGGAATATCTCGATGAGTTCCGCCGCATCGACAAGCCGGTGGGGCTGATGATCCTCGACCTCGACCATTTCAAGCAGGTCAACGACACGCACGGCCACGATGTCGGCGATGAGGTGCTGCGGGCGGTCGCCACGTGCCTGAGGGGCATGACACGCTACCACGACGTGGTGGCGCGGCTCGGCGGCGAGGAGTTCGCGGTCGTCACGCCCAATATGGATAGCGAACTGCTGCTCAGATTTGCCGAACGCATCCGCAGGGCAATCGCCGGCATGTCGGTGCTGTCGGGCAATGTGCGGCTGAAGGTCACCACCAGTGTCGGCCTTGCCGTCTGGGACCGCAAGGAAAGTGCCGAGGACTTCTATCGCCGTGCCGACCGCCAGCTCTACGAGGCGAAGAAGCAAGGCCGCAACCGCGTCTGCGCCTAA
- the serB gene encoding phosphoserine phosphatase SerB — translation MPLIATLISHPQDRTVSAPLANMASRASGASDLRWLAEGIACDLVLPEDPDVGEMTANLRAALASEPVDIVVQPAEGRRKKILLADMDSTMIDQECIDELADEIGVKAYVAAITARSMNGEIAFEPALRERVALLKGLDTAVVDRIIANRLTLAAGGRALVRTMRANGAWTVLVSGGFDVFTSRIAAMLGFQENRANHLVEQNGRFTGMVAEPILGRAAKAEALLDIAARLGLTTADALAVGDGANDLDMIRLAGTGVALHAKPVVAEQARIRIDHSDLTALLYLQGYRREEFVQ, via the coding sequence ATGCCGCTGATCGCCACGCTTATATCCCATCCGCAAGACCGCACAGTGTCGGCCCCGCTTGCGAATATGGCCTCACGTGCGTCCGGCGCAAGCGACCTTCGTTGGCTGGCTGAAGGCATCGCCTGCGATCTCGTCCTGCCGGAGGATCCCGACGTCGGCGAAATGACAGCCAACCTGCGGGCGGCACTCGCCTCCGAGCCGGTCGACATCGTCGTCCAGCCCGCCGAAGGCAGGCGGAAGAAGATCCTGCTTGCCGATATGGATTCGACGATGATCGACCAGGAATGCATCGACGAGCTGGCTGACGAGATCGGCGTCAAGGCCTATGTCGCCGCGATTACGGCGCGGTCGATGAATGGCGAGATCGCGTTCGAGCCGGCTTTACGCGAGCGCGTCGCCTTGCTGAAAGGTCTCGACACAGCCGTGGTCGACCGCATCATCGCCAACCGGTTGACGCTGGCCGCAGGTGGCCGCGCGCTGGTGCGGACGATGCGCGCCAACGGCGCCTGGACCGTGCTGGTCTCCGGCGGTTTCGATGTCTTCACCAGCCGCATCGCGGCAATGCTCGGCTTTCAGGAAAACCGCGCCAACCATCTGGTTGAGCAAAACGGCAGGTTCACCGGCATGGTGGCCGAGCCGATTCTCGGCCGCGCCGCCAAGGCCGAAGCGCTGCTCGACATCGCGGCAAGGCTTGGCCTGACGACCGCCGACGCGCTTGCCGTCGGCGACGGCGCCAACGATCTCGACATGATCCGCCTTGCCGGGACGGGTGTCGCCCTCCACGCCAAGCCGGTCGTGGCGGAGCAGGCAAGGATCCGCATCGACCATAGCGATCTGACGGCGCTGCTTTATCTCCAGGGCTATCGCCGGGAGGAATTCGTGCAATGA
- a CDS encoding DUF2065 domain-containing protein translates to MQDFLAAIGLVLVVEGIVCGGFPGLARKLAAEVLSMPENMLRLGGLAAIAVGVGIVWLVRG, encoded by the coding sequence GTGCAGGATTTCCTGGCGGCAATCGGCCTGGTGCTGGTCGTCGAAGGCATTGTCTGTGGCGGGTTTCCGGGCCTGGCCCGGAAACTGGCGGCAGAGGTGCTGTCGATGCCGGAGAATATGCTGCGGCTCGGCGGGCTGGCGGCGATCGCCGTCGGCGTCGGTATTGTCTGGCTGGTCCGCGGCTAG
- a CDS encoding GNAT family N-acetyltransferase, with protein MKPIRTERLILRNWEERDRALFHRINSDERVMEFFPFRRDRAAADAKMDELRGWIEEDGYGFAAAEIAATGECVGFVGLLDTDDVPSLPDGTIEIGWRLAPEFWGKGYVTEAAEAWLAFGFETLGLGEIVSFAVAENHRSVAVMKRLGMRADPAGDFDHPAVPDSHPHLKRHVLYRLSREDWRARKRAVR; from the coding sequence ATGAAGCCGATCCGGACCGAACGCCTCATCCTGCGCAACTGGGAAGAGCGCGACCGCGCGCTCTTCCATCGCATCAACTCCGACGAGCGCGTCATGGAGTTCTTCCCATTCCGCCGCGATCGTGCCGCCGCGGATGCCAAGATGGACGAATTGCGCGGCTGGATCGAGGAGGATGGCTACGGCTTCGCCGCCGCCGAGATCGCGGCCACCGGCGAATGCGTCGGCTTCGTCGGTCTCCTGGATACGGATGATGTGCCATCGCTACCGGACGGCACGATCGAGATCGGCTGGCGGCTGGCGCCGGAATTCTGGGGCAAGGGCTATGTCACCGAAGCGGCTGAAGCCTGGCTCGCCTTCGGCTTTGAAACGCTCGGGCTGGGTGAAATCGTTTCCTTTGCCGTCGCTGAGAACCACCGCTCCGTCGCCGTCATGAAACGCCTCGGCATGCGCGCCGATCCGGCCGGCGACTTCGATCATCCGGCCGTTCCCGACAGTCATCCGCATCTCAAGCGGCATGTCCTCTACAGGCTGTCGCGCGAGGATTGGCGGGCACGAAAAAGGGCGGTCCGCTAA
- a CDS encoding DegQ family serine endoprotease, which translates to MISHTLLRAARRTLFAGATAFVVGTLAVPSFVSPTVAADGPPSVADLAQGLLGAVVNISTSQTVKGTEGPGAVPMPQLPEGSPFQDFFDDFFKNRGGDKGGGGQKVQSLGSGFVIDAEQGIVVTNNHVIADADDIEVNFSDGVTLKATLVGTDTKTDVAVLKVDPKGHKLTAVKFGDSTKMRVGDWVMAIGNPFGLGGTVTVGIVSARNRDINSGPYDDFIQTDAAINRGNSGGPLFNSAGEVIGINTAIISPSGGSIGIGFSIPSQLASGVVDQLRQFGETRRGWLGVRIQPVTDDIAESLGMATAKGALVAGVIKGGPVDNGTVQAGDVIIKFDGKDIHEMRDLPRVVAESQVGKAVDVVIVRKGVEQTVKVTLGRLEDGEKLASGGENGNTDQGKGDKATPPVSSASVLGMTIGELNDQTRQKFGIAADVSGVVVTDVAKNSAAAERGIQPGEVITEIAQESVGTPKDVMDRIGALKEQGRKNALLMLASKTGELRFVTIRMD; encoded by the coding sequence ATGATATCCCACACCCTGTTGCGCGCGGCACGGCGCACGCTGTTCGCCGGCGCCACGGCATTCGTCGTCGGCACGCTTGCCGTACCGTCCTTCGTCAGCCCGACGGTGGCGGCGGACGGTCCGCCCTCGGTCGCCGATCTCGCCCAGGGCCTGCTTGGCGCGGTGGTCAACATCTCGACCTCGCAGACCGTGAAAGGCACGGAGGGTCCTGGCGCGGTGCCGATGCCGCAGCTCCCCGAAGGCTCGCCCTTCCAGGACTTTTTCGATGACTTCTTCAAGAACCGCGGCGGCGACAAGGGTGGTGGCGGCCAGAAAGTGCAGTCGCTCGGTTCCGGCTTCGTCATCGATGCCGAACAGGGCATCGTTGTGACCAACAACCACGTCATTGCCGATGCCGACGATATCGAGGTGAATTTCTCCGACGGCGTGACGCTGAAGGCGACGCTTGTCGGCACTGATACCAAGACAGACGTCGCGGTGCTGAAGGTCGATCCGAAGGGCCACAAGCTGACGGCGGTGAAGTTCGGCGATTCTACCAAAATGCGCGTCGGCGACTGGGTGATGGCGATCGGCAATCCGTTCGGCCTCGGCGGTACGGTGACGGTCGGCATCGTCTCGGCGCGTAACCGCGACATCAATTCCGGTCCCTATGATGACTTCATCCAGACGGATGCGGCCATCAATCGCGGCAATTCCGGCGGTCCGCTGTTCAATAGCGCCGGCGAGGTCATCGGCATCAACACGGCGATCATCTCGCCGTCGGGCGGCTCGATCGGCATCGGCTTCTCCATCCCCTCGCAGCTTGCCTCCGGCGTCGTCGACCAGCTTCGCCAGTTTGGCGAGACGCGGCGCGGCTGGCTTGGCGTGCGCATCCAGCCGGTGACGGACGACATTGCCGAAAGCCTCGGCATGGCGACCGCCAAAGGCGCGCTGGTCGCCGGCGTCATCAAGGGCGGCCCGGTCGACAATGGCACCGTGCAGGCCGGCGACGTCATCATCAAGTTCGACGGCAAGGACATCCACGAGATGCGCGACCTGCCGCGCGTGGTCGCCGAAAGCCAGGTCGGCAAGGCGGTCGATGTCGTGATCGTGCGTAAGGGCGTCGAGCAGACGGTGAAGGTGACGCTCGGTCGGCTCGAGGATGGCGAGAAACTGGCCAGCGGCGGTGAAAACGGCAACACCGATCAGGGCAAGGGCGACAAGGCGACGCCTCCGGTATCGTCGGCTTCCGTGCTCGGCATGACGATCGGCGAGCTCAATGACCAGACAAGGCAGAAATTCGGCATCGCGGCCGATGTCTCCGGCGTCGTGGTCACCGACGTCGCCAAGAATTCGGCGGCCGCCGAGCGCGGCATCCAGCCGGGCGAGGTGATCACCGAGATCGCGCAGGAGTCGGTCGGCACGCCGAAGGACGTCATGGACCGGATCGGTGCGCTGAAGGAACAGGGGCGCAAGAACGCGCTGCTGATGCTTGCGTCCAAGACCGGCGAATTGCGCTTCGTGACGATCCGGATGGATTGA